In Phaseolus vulgaris cultivar G19833 chromosome 7, P. vulgaris v2.0, whole genome shotgun sequence, the genomic stretch CATGTGAAGAATCAATTAAAGTATGGAACATGTGCTATAGTTGGATGGGAGTAAGTTCGGTGAACTATAATGTATTGAATCATCATTTTGAACAATTTCCTGGCATATGTTCTAATCAAGAGGTCAATAGGTTATGGAAAGGTCTTTTGGGTATCAGTTGTTTGGTGTATATGGAAGCACAGAAATAGGATTATCTTTAACCAAGCCAAGTTAGATGTGGAGGAAATCTTCACTTTGGCACAAGTACAATCATGGGTTTTTATGAAACACAAAGAAAGGAAAGCCACTTTTTCATTTTCCGATTGGATTTTATCTCCTATAACATGTATCAATATGGTTAATAGATAATGTTTTATTCTGTTATTAATATCATGCTTGTTGGTTGGCTGCtacaacatttttaaaattaaattgctTAAGACCTATGGGTTGGACCTGGTTTTGCTTATCTAAGTTGTGATGAGGTGGGGAAGGTGTTTTCTCTCTTTATTGCAGGAAATAGGGAGGATATCAGATAAAAATCAGCAGATTCCTATCAAGCAGTGGCGTGGAAGGTGTTTGTCTTGGTGCAGGTAAACGGGAGGACAACAACTAACATTTTTAAGATGTTAGAAGTTTAAGGGAAGCGGAAGAGAAGAATGTTGATGAAAGCTGGGACATAGGGAGATTATAGAACAATCACAATCTTAAGCTGTTAAATTTTCTGTTAAAGGAGCTACCTTAGAAGTTAGATTATTGGAAACCAAAACTGGTTTGTGCAGTAAGTGTTAGTGAGGTCCTGTAATGCTAGAATGTATAAATGGCTTGGGGGTTAGCTTTATGCAGATGTCTTGTCTTAGGTTGTGTGGTTACACATGTTTTGTTAGTTTGCTGTCAGGTTTTTATAAGTAGTTGTAAGAAGGtaagtttttctttctttcttttgctttctttttgtttgtttttactttccCTTTCCCATTTTTAGTgggtttgtataagggttgggacacccctaaagtgctccattattttatttaattctttgctgaaaaaaaaaatagttgttctCTCTTTCATGCAGAGTCATAACAATAAGAaagtaaaaagtaataaataaataaattttcttttattaacacAAACGCAATAAATAGTGATAACTAGAACAAGATATAACTAACACAAGTTCTTGTTAAagaacatttattttatttatgatagATGAAGCTGATGTGACAAAATGATAAATATCACTTTTTACTTTTTATGTAGGTGAATTGACAATGAGTATCAATGTATCGActaagaaaaacatgaaatagaaaccaattttagagacaaaaaataaattctaaattcgtttgttaactaaattagagaccattttagaaactaaaaaaaatggtttctaaattagtttttattattgttaaatgatttctaaattggcatctaattagctaccaatgttttaactaccaattatttagtttctaaatttggtagcgaaaaccttggttgctaattaaatatcaatttaaaaaccatttaacaataatagaaactaatttagcaaccgaaatttttttagtctctaatttagtcactataacaactaattattttttgtctctaaatattggtttctattttatgatttttatgtAGTGATCACTACCTTATTTTAATCcctttttcttttgaataaAGATTCTTTGACACCAAAAACCCAATATTGTCCACACGGTGAAGACTAACCCGGTACTGACTCGGTACTCGATTCAAATTCGGATCTACACCGACCGATATGATCAACCGTAAAGCTGATTAATAATTCGCGTTTATTAATCTTTATTAAGTCCATTAACAATAATGGCTCCAcactaatcatataaattagCACAGGTCCCAAAAGAACAGGTACACAATCATCTAATCCTAAATATTGAGTGTTGAATGCTGAGAGTTAACCTAAGCGTTGGAGTACCTTTTGCAGATACCATCTGAGTCTGGAGCGAGCAAGGAGGAGGAGTGGAAGAGCGAGAGGATGAGAGTTCAaccaaaaaaaggaaaatagttCTCTTGATTCCAACTTCGTTCTAGAagataaacattaaaaaatatttacctACTAATTCCttacaataatatattaatattttaaattaaaaagtaaacaaaaataattaaaatattatttttttaaaattgtacagGGTATATATTTACTGTATATATGtatcaatgttttttttttcaacgaAGCAACCAGACTTTATTGaatagtatattttttaaattacatactataaatatatattctaaTTCAGTGACAACGATGctgataaagaaaaaataaattcagtGACAGCGAAAATAATAAAGACGAAATATCAACATTAAATTCTTTATCAAATATAATTTCAAGCTTTGGAATTTCATACATATGAGTGTGTAATTAATTTacctattattaaatatatgtaGAATGCATGGATGTCCTTATTTTTCTtacatttcattttttatttaataaacttCTGGTGTCATcatcatgtattttttactgctcagcattttttttttctggaatatATTTGAGTGGGTTACAGAGTAATGAGCAAAGGCCTTTTAAAGGCCTAAAGGGAGGCATAAACTAAGGGAGATtattcctgcaccatatcatttgTGGCAGAACCAACATGTCTATTGTATCTTTAacgaaataaaatttaacttaatatctttaatgaaataaaatttaggcaaataatcaagttattgtattacattaccaTCAAACATATCCATaaacgattatccaattttttgtccttaaaactaacactcttagaaaaattatgtatcaaattaatttttaacattacataacttattacccaatatataaacaataaaattaaaaaaaaattatgacatggcagaagtcgtgccaagttgacacgacttcagtatgacatggttgaagtcgtgccaagttggcacgactttagtatgacatggcagaagtcgtgcctaattgggacgacttctgcatatgaagtcgtaccgaattggcacaatttgtctaaatttgtaattttttataaacggatcccattttagtaaaaaccaaaaaaaaaaacctctctattcgttatatatatatatatatattgtaaggttattttacataaatgaaattaattataaatcttgattataataatataattgtactcttttttattttacctatttttctctctatctaATACAATATATACctgtttaaattatttaaaatttattaacagCCAAGAACATAACAGCAAAACaataagaaatatatttattagaattttagaaagaagaataatttttttctaaaataagaaaaaataacaaagaGATAGATATGCTGTCTTTCGATCTGTCTTATATTACTTACTAACAAAAGAAAATCTTGCCTCCGAAATAGATAATAATTGTTATCAAATTCAGTTTGATTAACATTAAATTAATCTTGGTTAAGTTAAAAGGGTTGAAATATGATAATTTGTATTAAGTTATACGTGTGTATACATAACCCaactattatatttatatatgtatataatataattaatcagTGTAATTATCCAACCTGAACTAAAGTTACGATGAATTGCTTaaacaacaagaacaaaccCAACTATAACCTAGCTATATTCCATTAAATCAAGTCGAAAATTAAACCAAACTCAAATTTACTCCATGATTATAACGCTTTAACAGTCTAAACTCATTTGACACAACATAAGATAACATAACTACTACTGCATTATCAGTCTTTCCTTCTTATGCTTCTTTCTCTCCAgggaataatataaatatatctgATACACATTATAGCAGGCATCTGAAGAGTGGATAGGAACAGTGGCTATGGCTAATGCAGATGAGATAAGTGATGCACAGTACCCGAAGTCATGCTGAGAAAATTCCTCACTTACCTCTTAAGATACCAACGGTGAAGGCTTGATGTAGAAGCCAGATATGTTAGCAAGAGTGCGGTGTGACCACTGGTGAATGAGAACCTGATACCTAACAAAGAAACTAAACCCCACAACCCCATTCTCTCGTCTACTCTTAATTATGTATAAATGTTCTGTCACAATATCAGATATGATACGATTTCATCTCAACGATACATATGCAGTATATACAAGTATTGTACCAAAATTAATGTCATGACAACGTGTACACCACCTCCTCTTGCCTTCTCCAATGCATATATATACATACGTATGTCAATTGACAACTTGATCGCATCAGATCTGTAACTGCAGATCATTCTTCTCAATTGGTTCAGTTAGACTCGTCATACTTAATTGACTCGTTGACACAGAAAAGTAGTAATTGACAGGGGTCCATGAAAAGGGCATGCATGCATCCATCTTCGACGTATATATATGTACAATTAATTTGTTGATTCATAGATTAAAAGTATACGTATAGCATTGTAGGAccatatataggtatagattctGAATTTCTTCCTCTATAAAAGACTACCTGATGAATGTGAGCGTCACCAAAACTCAGAAACTGTCAGATTAATCTCTTGCCACTTCCCACCGACCATGTTATAAACTCTTTTACATGTCCAGCTTCTTTCATTCTTTGGTGGCCTTTGAATGAACGCGATTAACTTATCTTGCAGTGGATATCTTTGAACCTATCATCCCATTCATGCTGTTGATTTGTTTCTCTGTGAACTTTTTGTCTAAATTAACCCTTCATGCTTGCTTTGTGTCTACACATCTActtctttaataatatataaaggaATACGTACTGAGTCTCTGAATTTGATAATTaagttatataaattattagtttaatTCACTGAAGATATAAACGCAGCGTGTAGCAATTAATACCATTTTGTTCTCCAACTCACAGCAATTGTCGGATTTTTAAATATACCTATGCTTATGTAGGAAGAAGATATTCTTCCCTATCACGTCTTTCTTGCATTCATACAAGAAAGCTCTTTAGCAATTAATACCATTTTGTTCTCCAACTCACCGGAATCGAATTTATTACATTGATTTTATATAgtattctatatttttatttcgtaactcttttttttagttataaCCACTCTATTAGACATAACTTTATAATTACTCTATcaattatcaaatattattattttttactttttttatctttttatgtgTTGTATAAATATAGTATTCAATAAATGGcaacaattttaattaataaaatatatcctttttttctctcttttctctttttttctctcaatAAGATTCATAAACTATATAggacaaaattattattaatttttgtacttacgtgattttttttaaaataaaaatttaactaaTTCAATAGTTAAATTGataacttttataaattatattaaggTTACAAAATTTcgtataaaaaaatcaattaatccaagcatttttcatttatttttatttaaaatttaaaattaaaattaaaattcttttttctgcataaatattaaaaaaaggacCATATGTTTCAttatatcaataattaaataaaatataaaattgaagtATATTTTTCAAGTTAAACTGATCAaaagttataattataattatatatgattAACCGTACTTAAGTTGTCCAAATCCAAAGTAGGAAAGTCCCACATTGACGGTGTTGGTTGATGGAGGTATTAGATAGATATCATCTCACAATGAATGTTAAAAGTGGTGAAGTTGAAAGTAAACCTTTTCAACATCACACTTCCTTCTATGTAGAAAGTTTACATTTTATGCTAATTATATTCGTAACTGAAATTGCAAGTGAGAACATTCTAtgtcaaataataattttcaacaatataaaattttcaaaaataaatatattattatttttatcagctaaaaatcaataaaattaaaatgaaacatttaaaattaaaatagaaatataataAACAATCACTTGAATGATGTTATACAGTATGATACTCTAATCAGAGGTCCTCTTGTCTTCAAATTCTTGCTATGATCAACAATAGCACGCTCCCAGGTCGTAATGATGATCAGGTCCTAATGATGATCAGTTTGACTAGAGTCAGGCATTAGTTGTGTTCGCTAAGCCCATTCTACAGCTTTCTGGGACATCATTAGATCCTATAAGCTACAACTTTACAACAAACCCATTCTCTTGTTACACCCGTTTGGTATCAGAAGTTCAGGGTAGAACAGGAAGTTCTACCttgttaaaggaaaaaaaactgACCCTTCCCTCTGTGACGAGGCAGATCTTCAAAGGAATGCCACCACATTGTTTCTCAAGGGCTTCGATCTCTGTTCTAGATGGTGGATAACCCCTAACAGAAGATACATACATGATTAAATAGATTTCCATCAACAGgtaataaaaaaggaaaagaaagaaatcaGAACCAAGGACAAATTTGCTTAGCTATTAATTAATAAGGGACAAATTATCAAGTATCTATCATTTTCAGTtccttttctaaaataaataaccaTAATTGGTAAATACCCACAACAGTTACTTGCTCCACTTGTTTTCCAGGAATTAGAACTATTGATCCAAGTTTCAGATGGGTATCAACTTCTCATGGATGTATTGAAGAGTATTTAACAGAACAAATATCTTTCAATATTAAATTGGATTTTTCTACTGTCAGTCACCTTTAAATCCTATAAGACAACAGACGGTGACAATGTCTTTATCAATTCCTAGTGTTTACTGTGAGAAATAACATGGCCACATTACTTCCCACCTGCACCTTAAAAATCCCAAACCCTACCACACACACACATGCCACAAAATGAAGCACAGCATGTTTGTGCCAGTATTAATTCTTTTGATACCATGGAATGAATGCAAAAAATTAGGTCATAATATGCTTGAATTCCTTAGTCACGTTCTCAATTAGTCCATTTAATAACAATATAAAGATCACTTACCATTAAATTTATGAATCTAAAGTAATCATACTGATGCAATGAGACATGGTTATTACCTAGATAAGTACAGTAAAAAACTGGGATCACCAGGGGAAGACTTTCTAAACCGGCTATTCGGAAGATAAACATCAAAATCTGGCCTCAACTCATTAATTCGCAACTCAGAAAATAATCTTTGCACAGCACCCATGTCTACTAGTTCTTTGCTTTCTTCTGTGATTTCAAGAGCAGCAGGTCTATGGGAACATCTAATACTTTTCAAACTCCAAAGAACACCATGCCGCCCAATTATGTAACCAAGAGACTTGAGGTGCCTGTAAACCTCAAACAGCTCCCAACAACATCCACTCGTCCCGGCAACAACCTTTTCATACATTtctgtgagagatatgcttctACCACTATTTTCTAACTGGTGTAAGGCTCCAAGTTCCATAAGATACCTGCCATATCAGCCTTTACATAAGCAAGAGTTTTCAAAACAGCTTACAAAACATCAGTATATACTTTTTTTCTCATCCAAACAAGTGTACTGCCTAGTTACATAGTTTATTATTCACAGAAAGCTACGGCTTTAAGAATTATGTGACTCTTCCCTACTTCTGAATGTcgaaaaaggataaaaaaaaaaagatggcaTATCACCTACAAAGTCTCCTCAATTGAAGAATAAATCTTGCCACTACGAACAATTCCAGTTGTTATCCACATTTTGCCATTTTTCTCAATGACTTCTCCCATTCCCATTTCTTCATTCCAACAGCTTTTGGATTTCACGTTCCTGGTAAATGAAATAGAAAAGTCTTCACTTTGAAAAGCATACTTAAGCAGGGGAAACAGAAATATCTTTACTAGTACGTACTAATTTACAATGTAAAGATGCTTGACCTGAACTGCAACTTGGGTATAGAACCAGATGAAAAGTCAAGCTCCTCTTCATCACTTGCATTTTGCAAATAGACCTCATCATCACTATCTTCACTTGAAGAACATCCCCATGTCTTGTCTTCCATAGTTCAAAAgctgtaatttaaaatattaaccaATTGATCAGTTCATAGGATAGGATTGTTGGAAACATcgttaaaataatatctaaatcataattaaacaaaaatcaCAGACAAAGAAGCACCTAGTTATAGCGAAAGCAAGTTGCTTGTGCCCTCGAAAATATTCATATACAAAACCCAATACGCATAACACATGTTCAAAAGACACGGAAAGCAAGAAAAAGCAAACAACTAACaaatttccatttcattttgcaTTTAAAGGCCATGATCACGGTTGTCAAACTCGCGAGTCAACTCGTTGACTCGTCCGAGTTCACGTTTCCACACACCTtaccgagttaactcggtaGTAAACTCGTTCTGAATGGGGAAAACTAAATGAAATAAACTGACCAGTTTAGGGATTCGCGTTTCGTTTTGGCGTTGTTGCGTCTTCTCTAGAGTGCGGAGGTCGTGCGTCTTCTCTGAACGAGTGCGGCGGTGGTGGCATTCGAGCGGAGCAGGTCGCGCGGTGGTAGCGATTGTGCATAGGAGGTCGCGCGGTGGTGGTGGTTCGTGCGCCGTGCGGTGGTCGCGGGTTGCGGTGGACGGTGGTGCCGTTCACATATAACGTTAGAGATGGGCGGTGCTTGGAATTAGGGTTACGTTGTTCTGTAGTGTGATTTAGgaaattagggtttttttttgttattggcCGCACTAAATtgggtttttttatttaattgaggtgctgatatttttttgtttagagTGTTATCTGTTTTTTTTAATCGAGAA encodes the following:
- the LOC137828799 gene encoding uncharacterized protein isoform X1, which gives rise to MEDKTWGCSSSEDSDDEVYLQNASDEEELDFSSGSIPKLQFRNVKSKSCWNEEMGMGEVIEKNGKMWITTGIVRSGKIYSSIEETLYLMELGALHQLENSGRSISLTEMYEKVVAGTSGCCWELFEVYRHLKSLGYIIGRHGVLWSLKSIRCSHRPAALEITEESKELVDMGAVQRLFSELRINELRPDFDVYLPNSRFRKSSPGDPSFLLYLSRGYPPSRTEIEALEKQCGGIPLKICLVTEGRVSFFSFNKVELPVLP
- the LOC137828799 gene encoding uncharacterized protein isoform X2, with the protein product MEDKTWGCSSSEDSDDEVYLQNASDEEELDFSSGSIPKLQFRNVKSKSCWNEEMGMGEVIEKNGKMWITTGIVRSGKIYSSIEETLYLMELGALHQLENSGRSISLTEMYEKVVAGTSGCCWELFEVYRHLKSLGYIIGRHGVLWSLKSIRCSHRPAALEITEESKELVDMGAVQRLFSELRINELRPDFDVYLPNSRGYPPSRTEIEALEKQCGGIPLKICLVTEGRVSFFSFNKVELPVLP